The following proteins are encoded in a genomic region of Neospora caninum Liverpool complete genome, chromosome XI:
- a CDS encoding CBR-IMB-2 protein, related — MAAPVGDLNASLLHPSPGGDGSFSSLSSPELSQWQPNAEHTAEIVALFEKAGSTDNVVQQQVAQAFQTLNAMVDAPCYLTEILSSPQFSTDIRQLAGLTLKSNLQQKQPHSLPAFVSLYIRPRLLAAIEENEKSVRSAAGSAITCLLSLEGVGTWPEALQRLFQLLDDPREDVVDGAFSALSKIVEDAFPSLLFLSSHARGFGASAEGGSLSPNEAQGDAARVGAAGDRAGNPSFNGQGLRDAQEGRVAEREGGARGVGADEEILAQFCNGHLLPKLFTLALPPHKPTVRKHAIACLGHFAQNRAFAPQELFEAFFPQYWQLLGQLAQESDAEMTRFVVQGMVQVVEVRPDVVFNMTSGEAVLSFVVRCCGHEDYRVRLDAVEFWPVLLRDSGYHQPLHDYRDHALELLRRHLPTLLPLLVKNTTYHEYDYLCMDPSQLEDDNAEVADEARDIKPRFHRQTGGAGEGACEEDEEEDSRGTWGDGWSVRKGSALALDHIASVYREAVLPEVLPLIEASLVDANWERREAAVLALGALAQGCQDSLEPYLPNVLQFLLNLCDDPKPLLRSISCWCVSRYAAWICRHEEQFLKPVLVQILKHVLDRNKRVQEAACSAFATVEEEASLLLAPYLPDILSTLKQAFCFYQTKNLLILYDAVGTLADSVGSALATEAYSREIMEPLFGKFQNINNLQDPGLIGLFECVTNCATALGAYFVPYAQAVTERCVWILMESLTQVDRFEKGEQAERPSRDLIESCLDLLSGVTEALGPEMCELLAHQNLNFLPLLVRCCQDSSAGMLQSSFALVGDLSKHCVKFLQPHLAVLMPILSEHLLHHATSVQNNAGWAIGELALRAEPQFIEPHVDNIASKLIGIVNCPELHRSLLQNVSISLGRLGIVCPAKLAPHLGDFLQQWCIIMRHAKNDEEKANGFDGICSLIELNPEGCRDCLYELVFCMLAFQPCPEKLNQKFAIVLQALSRKYPDQWRALHDTTQTASPFLPPPMQQAVQLRFFSAGPQPAGSLPNMNTHS, encoded by the exons ATGGCGGCGCCCGTGGGCGATTTGAAtgcgtcgcttctccatCCGTCTCCGGGCGGAGacggttccttctcttcgctctcttcgccagAGCTGTCGCAGTGGCAGCCAAATGCAGAGCACACTGCGGAGATTGTCGCGCTCTTTGAGAAGGCCGGCTCGACGGACAACGTCGTCCAGCAGCAGGTAGCACAGGCGTTTCAGACGCTGAATGCGATGGTGGACGCGCCCTGCTACTTGACAGAAatcctctcgtctccgcagtTTTCCACAGACATTCGACAGCTCGCGGGGCTGACGTTGAAGAGCAATCTCCAGCAGAAGCAGCCGCACTCGCTCCCCGCCTTTGTCTCGCTGTACATTcggccgcgcctcctcgcggcgatcgaggagaacgagaagagcgtGCGCTCCGCAGCAGGCTCCGCCAtcacctgtctcctgtccctcgaGGGCGTCGGCACCTGGCCCGAGGCGCTACAGCGGCTCTTCCAGCTCCTCGACGACCCGCGCGAGGACGTCGTcgacggcgccttctcggcgcTCTCGAAGATCGTCGAAGACGCCTTTCCGtcgcttctgttcctctcttcgcacGCACGCGGCTTCGGAGCCTCTGCCGAGGGTGGAAGCCTCAGCCCCAACGAGGCCCAGGGCGACGCTGCGCGGgtcggcgccgccggcgacCGCGCAGGAAATCCGAGCTTCAACGGCCAGGGGCTCAGAGACGCCCAGGAGGGGCGAGTGGCCGAGCGGGAGGGCGGGGCGCGCGGAGTTGGAGCAGATGAAGAAATCCTCGCGCAGTTCTGCAACGGTCACCTCCTTCCCAAGTTGTTCACGCTCGCTCTCCCGCCACACAAACCGACCGTCCGCAAACACGCCATCGCGTGTCTGGGTCACTTTGCGCAGAaccgcgccttcgccccgcaGGAACTCTTCGAggctttctttcctcagTATTGGCAACTTCTGGGCCAACTCGCGCAAGAATCGGATGCCGAGATGACGCGCTTCGTCGTCCAAGGAATGGTCCAA GTTGTGGAAGTACGCCCAGACGTGGTGTTCAACATGACGAGCGGGGAGGCAGTTTTGTCTTTCGTGGTCCGTTGCTGTGGCCACGAAGACTACCGTGTgcgcctcgacgccgtcGAGTTCTGGCCCGTGCTGCTGCGAGACTCCGGGTACCACCAGCCGCTGCACGACTACCGCGATCACGCCCTGGAGCTTCTCCGGCGTCACTTGCCGACGCTGTTGCCGCTGTTGGTGAAGAACACGACTTACCACGAGTACGACTACCTCTGCATGGACCCGTCGCAGCTGGAGGACGACAACGCGGAGGTCGCAGACGAGGCTCGGGACATCAAGCCTCGGTTCCACCGGCAGACGGGCGGGGCCGGCGAGGGCGCgtgcgaggaagacgaggaggaggacTCGCGAGGCACCTGGGGCGACGGCTGGTCGGTGCGGAAAGGCAGTGCTCTGGCCCTGGACCACATTGCGTCGGTGTATCGCGAAGCTGTCTTGCCTGAGGTCTTGCCGTTGATTGAGGCGAGCCTCGTGGACGCGAACTGGGAGCGGCGGGAGGCCGCCGTCCTGGCGCTCGGCGCCCTCGCGCAGGGATGTCAAGACAGCTTGGAGCCGTACCTGCCGAACGTGTTGCAGTTTCTGCTGAACCTGTGCGACGACCCCAAGCCTTTGCTGCGGAGCATCTCGTGCTGGTGCGTGAGTCGGTACGCCGCCTGGATCTGCCGCCACGAAGAACAGTTCCTGAAGCCGGTGCTCGTGCAGATTCTGAAGCACGTGCTGGACCGGAACAAGCGAGTGCAGGAGGCCGCGTGCTCCGCCTTCGCAACCGTTGAGGAAGAAGCCTCGCTGCTCCTCGCGCCGTATCTCCCGGACATCCTCTCCACGCTGAAGCAGGCCTTCTGCTTCTACCAGACGAAAAACCTGCTCATCCTGTACGACGCCGTCGGTACCCTCGCCGACTCCGTCGGGTCCGCCCTCGCCACCGAGGCCTACAGCCGAGAAATCATGGAACCGCTCTTTGGAAAATTCCAAAACATCAACAACTTGCAAGACCCCGGACTCATCGGCCTCTTCGAATGCGTCACCAACTGCGCAACCGCTCTCGGTGCAT attTTGTGCCGTACGCTCAAGCGGTCACTGAGCGCTGTGTGTGGATTCTCATGGAGTCTCTCACGCAAGTCGACCGATTCGAGAAGGGCGAGCAG GCAGAACGCCCGTCGAGGGATTTGATCGAGTCCTGCCTGGACCTCTTGAGCGGCGTCACGGAGGCTCTCGGCCCGGAGATGTGCGAGCTCTTGGCGCACCAGAACTTGAACTTCCTTCCGCTGCTGGTGCGCTGCTGCCAAGACTCTTCGGCCGGCATGCTGCAGtcgtccttcgctctcgtcggCGACCTCTCCAAGCACTGCGTCAAGTTTCTCCAGCCCCACCTGGCTGTCCTCATGCCGATT CTGTCTGAGCACCTTTTGCACCACGCGACGAGCGTGCAGAACAACGCAGGCTGGGCGATCGGCGAGTTGGCCCTTCGCGCAGAGCCGCAATTCATCGAGCCCCACGTCGACAACATCGCCTCCAAACTCATCGGCATCGTCAACTGCCCGGAACTGCATCGCTCACTCCTCCAAAATGTCTCCATTTCCCTG GGGCGACTTGGAATCGTCTGTCCTGCGAAGCTCGCGCCTCACCTGGGCGACTTTTTGCAGCAGTGGTGCATCATCATGCGTCACGCGAAgaacgacgaggagaaggcgaacggaTTCGACG GCATTTGCTCTCTGATCGAGCTCAATCCTGAAGGATGCAGGGACTGTCTGTACGAACTTGTCTTCTGCATGCTCGCCTTCCAGCCTTGCCCGGAAAAGCTGAACCAGAAATTCGCAATTGTCCTTCAAG CGTTGAGCCGAAAATATCCAGATCAGTGGCGGGCTCTCCACGACACGACACAGACCGCTTCCCCCTTCCTGCCTCCGCCCATGCAGCAGGCCGTCCagctgcgcttcttctctgctggccCGCAGCCAGCAGGGAGTCTTCCGAACATGAACACCCACTCCTAA